Proteins from one Rosa chinensis cultivar Old Blush chromosome 7, RchiOBHm-V2, whole genome shotgun sequence genomic window:
- the LOC112177461 gene encoding uncharacterized protein LOC112177461 → MFEGLRVKVMENMSKRKVAGKRWTTILCPPIEALLKKSMDIGRHWAVSMSCETVFEVHLDKSVAVDLGNNTCFCRQWQINSFPCSHALTAIQKVGVEPVYSYIEAFYTCQSYMDSYEHGIHPIPNMEKFYEDAASSTFVVKPPLVRRPSRWPKSVRMKFAAEGGMRRRIKCGRCGELGRHNKITCTAPI, encoded by the coding sequence ATGTTTGAAGGCTTAAGGGTTAAGGTTATGGAGAATATGTCTAAGAGGAAGGTTGCAGGCAAGAGGTGGACCACTATTTTGTGTCCTCCAATAGAGGCTTTGTTGAAGAAATCAATGGATATTGGGCGGCATTGGGCTGTTAGTATGTCTTGTGAGACTGTTTTTGAAGTTCATTTAGATAAATCGGTGGCAGTTGATCTTGGGAACAACACTTGCTTTTGCCGTCAATGGCAAATTAATTCATTCCCATGTTCACATGCTCTTACTGCAATCCAAAAGGTTGGAGTGGAACCTGTGTATAGTTACATTGAGGCGTTTTACACCTGTCAAAGCTACATGGATTCCTACGAGCATGGTATTCATCCTATACCAAATATGGAGAAGTTTTATGAAGATGCAGCTAGTTCAACTTTTGTTGTTAAGCCTCCATTGGTTAGGAGGCCATCTCGCTGGCCAAAATCTGTTCGAATGAAGTTTGCAGCAGAAGGAGGCATGAGGAGGCGTATCAAGTGTGGCCGGTGTGGTGAGTTGGGGCGCCACAACAAGATAACGTGTACTGCGCCAATCTGA